The Candidatus Hydrogenedentota bacterium DNA window CCGAGTTGGAGTCGTTGACTGCGGACGCGGCACACGGGAACGTTCACGAAGGACTCCGCGCACTTGAGCGCGCAACAACCCGGGAGATTGAGAATCCCTATAGGAGGCCCGGGCGAAATGAATCCATTGCCGGCCCTTGGGCTGCGCAGCAGCTTCGCGATGTCTTTCGTCAGCATGGCATTGAGTTCGTGTCGTGCCATCGAGATGAAGCCGCGGGTCTGACGATGGCGCAATCGGTGCTGCAGATCATTACCGGCGATGCGTCGAAGGTGCGGCTTCGCAATCTGATACGTGGCGCACAGTAGCCGAGCAATGTTCCGCTTTACCCCCCAATTTTTGTACTGACGAAAGGCCGAACGGCTCACTACTCTTTGTTCCCAGATTGCGGCGGATTCTGACGGCGCTACTCGGCGCCATCCGACGCGACACGAATGGGAGCAGACCTTGGGTACTAAGCAGCCGCGCACGCCTCTTCACACGATCCTGCGCCTCCCCGCGGTGATGGACCGCACCGGCCTGCGGCGGTCGTCCATCCTTGACGGCGTCGTCCGCGGCAACTTCCCGTCCCCGATCAAGCTGTCGTCCCGCGCCGTCGGCTGG harbors:
- a CDS encoding AlpA family phage regulatory protein, which encodes MDRTGLRRSSILDGVVRGNFPSPIKLSSRAVGWLESDVNGWIESRIAASRNVDGIGQ